CAGTCGAATCTGAAATAGGTTGTATTTACTGATTGTGGTagcaaatgaaataaaataaaaattcataacTTATGTTCTtgctaaatatttatttatgtagtACCCAATTGAAAGTGTATATATTGAAGGATCCTTCGGGCCACGCCGAAGTCATTCATTACACAAGTAAAAGTTTGGCATGTCTCCATTTCGAAACGGCTTCatatttgttttgaaattaagACTAGAAACTGGACCTTAGTGTCTAAACTCTACTTTGAGACTGCACTTCTATATGGCGCGATAAAGTCACTTAATAATATGTTAAATACGTGTGTTGTATGCAAAGTTATGTGAGGTCATCGAACGAAGCGGACAATTAGACAGATTCAAATATGGTTTGTGGACATGCTCGCACTTTGATGTAATCGATTCGTTTGATTAACGTTGAGTTGTTGGGGGTAAAACAAGTAAACCCAACAAAACCAAGTTAATGGGTTTCCAAAAAAGAACGACAAAATACGAGAGATCGTGTAAAAGTTTGGCATTTTGCCCTAAAAGTTTatgctattttacaaatatacaaTGTATGCATATATAGATGTATATCGCTTATGATTTGATTTGACTTGTTGATTGCCTACGAGCTAATAATACCTTAGGTTTGAACTAAGATTTCCATATCGTATGTACGTTAGTATATGtgtataagtatatatatctatatataagTTATGTATACAATTGTATAATATTGCAATTTCCAAATGTTCAGTTTCAATATGATGTATTTTTTGTATGGGTTAGGGATCTGGGCGTTTAATGGATTGAAAGTCGTGGACTGGGTGCACCCATCTGTAGATTACAATACAAAATTGCTTGTCTTCACTTggttaataataatattacaaTTTCTGTTGTCATTTCAAGGGGGTTTTTCGTCGTCCACAGCGACGTCTCATTTACAAATTTGATCCCTATACTAATACTACTTTctacaaatatatgtatgtgtaatTATATGTTACGATCGAGATTTTTCTTTGCTTTCGTTTGGGTGTTTGTTGACCCAGATTCAAATTCTGTTTGAATTCACCATACATCATTCGCTTTGAATTTTGTATTATTGCAAAATAAGATATTTTCTCtacttttgtgttttttgtgcATCAGCGCCATATTGGATGATTAAATATAAGTTCTCACACCCGCTTTTCAAAGGGCAGACAGGGAAAAGTATTCTTCTTAAAATTGAGAGCTTCTCTCACTTATATGACAACGGTCTTACATTGGTATTCTGCTGTAACCATTTCTTAAAATTGTAAGCaagataaaatataaattcatttgattttGTGGCTGATTGCTCCAAAAGCCTATTCAAAACATTTTACCGATCTTATGCAAGGCCTCACAGCAAATTAATGGTGTCATTCAATTGTTCTCTGATTTAAAATTATTCTTATCTTTGTCTTGTACTCGAACACTCTCATATTACTAAgattctttaaatatttaaagaagaCAAAATTTACAATGCGCTAAACGTTTGTTGTCCATATCTTATCAATGTTAATATACACGTGCTATAAAATGAAACTGAGAAATACACAATAAAACCAAAACATAAATTAATTACTCTTTCTCTATTAAAAGGTatgtttaaattaaagtaATCCAATGGCATGAAAATAAAGTCCTGTCAAAATCAGTTGGTAATAAGTAAAGTAAGGTATTTTTCAATGAGTTAATTAAAAGATTAGAATACTTCAATTTCTTTCGAGTACAAGACTATAGGATGGCCTTGGTAGGATCATGGGTAACATGAATTCCCTCTTGCTTGCCCTTTTGTCCATCGGCGTTTTTAAAACAGGCCTTTGGCGCCGGCCAACTTACGTCGCCGGAATCACATGAGTCATCATTTGAGCGTATTGTAAATGTTATCCTCTCCGGCCAACTCCACGGTGGTGATGTGGGCAGCGTGCCTCTCGCCCAGCGGTTCCTCGCCCAGGTACACGGTATGGTAGCTGATTGCGCTGCTCTTCACCGCCGCCGTAGCTCCATTCACCTCTATCCGACTGACCGACTGTGGTCCATTGACCGAATACTTGAGCGATGCATAATCTCCATCATCGTCGGGCACATGAGTGAACTGAGTGGCGCCCGAAAAGGTGTCCACTGTGTGCGAGGGACAGATTTCGGCGTATATATTCTCCTTGGTGTAGTCCACAGCGGGCACTGGTCTGCTGGCGGCCTCCGATCGCAGGCAGTCCCCGCCGGAAATTACTAGCGAATCGCGCACACTGGAGTAGGGCAAGTCGTCTTCAACCAGCGATGCGGGGGATATCGCCAGTTGGTTGAGTCCTCCTCCCAACAGAGAAACTCCCCCGGCTGCCCTTCTTCCAGTGACCGGTTCCTTGGTCAGCGCCTGTTGCTGCGCCTTTAGCAACATCAGATGCCGCTTCTCCTTCTCAGCCTCGTGGAGTTGCAACTTTTGCGGCAAGCTAAACAGAGGCAACTGGTGCAAACTGGACGATGACTTGCTGTACTGCCTGGTCTTCACATGGAACTCGTTGTAAAGCTTCTCCGTGATGAAGGACTGTGGAGGCGGAGTCTGATTCTCCACATCCTCCAGCTCGGTACCTGCCTCGCTGATGGCGTCATTGTGATTGTGGCTGGCCAGCAAATCAGGTCGTTGCTTGCACTGTCCATTGAGCAGCTCAATATCCTGCAGGGACATGGACTTCTGCATCATCGTGTCCAGAGACCTCGGCTCCATGGTAGTCAGCATCGTTGTCTCGGTGTCGGACGCTGCTGTGCTGTTCAGGGAGATAGCATCCTGCTCTGGCTGTTCGGGATTCGCCCCAAAACGCTCCTGCAGAAGCTTAGACATATCCGTGTAGCGCTCCATGCTCATTCGCTTGGCCTGCTCATCGAGATCTAAGTCAGATTGATGTTTCTCTACTtgtggttgctgttgctgcggatGATGCTTTCCGAACCACTTCTTCTTGGTAGACTGGAATACACGCATGCGCTCAGAGATGCGATTCAAACTGGATTCCGAGTGAGCTGCAGCAGAAGCTGCCGCTTCCTTGGCTTCCAGATTCTCCAGATCGGATTTGCTGAGAAAAATAATGGAATCCTCCTTCTCGTGCGCTGCTGCCATGGAGCTCTTCTCGCGTCTCAGGATCTTTGGAAAATGCAGTGGCTTCAGGATTCGTAGCCCCTCTCGATTTTTGCTTCCCGAACGTTCCGAGCGCTGAATTAACTCAATCTCCACGAGCTTCAGGAATGGATCGCAATTAAATTGACAAAACTTGAGCATATTCTGCACATTCGTGTTAGCGAGCATCCGTTGTTCGGAGTCAAAGCCTAAATAACTCTTTACCAGCTGAATATCCCGACTGGGATAGAACTTTCTCAGCTGCAAGGGCGTCTGGGTATCCACATCTTCAATGGAACAGCCAACGACCACGTCCTCCTTGCTCACTTGACTAATGCATAGCTGCTCGGGAATGTCGGGTCCGCCTGGACCGGAGATATAGCGCAGTGTTAGCGGTAACTGCTTGGCCGCCGTCACCAAAGCACTCAAACGATGCACGCACTCCGGATTCAGCTTGCGCTGCGCATCGCCCAGTTTCTGAAGCAGCTGAGGAATTCCCGGCTCAATCTCAAAGAACTTGCCCTTGGTGGACAGTGGGACGTACAACACCTGCCGGTTTTCATTAAGCAGCTGGGCATACCGGTTCTTTTCCTTCTCCCGTCCCATGTATCCACTGCCATGGGACCTGGTCGCATTGCCGTTGCCATGCTGCGACATATTGACCTGATCCTGTTTGCCATCCTCGAAGACCGCCAACAGACGGAATACCTGCCCGCCCCTTGCCGTCGTTTTCACGTACTGTGGTCGTCCCTTGTTTATGGGCAGGCATCCCTCGTGCGTTGGACTGCTCGTGCTGTTGGGCGAGGATTCCGTAAACGCCGGCATGTTGTCCACTGAGACAAACTTGTAAACCCGTTCCCGAACCAGCTGTATCAGAGATCCGTATTGTGTGGCCGTGGGGAGACCCTTCTCGCTTAGCATCGAAAAGTAACCTGCgggaaaaatacaaatgttaAAATTGTCCTTCTATCTTATGTTGTATGCGTATCTCTTATATTAAACTGGGTTCAATTAAccatttcataaataaataaattacaattgGGTCAAGATATATGTTCACAAAAGCTGCAGCTTCTCAAGGTCATGAaagcattaaaaaaaaaatagcacaaatcaataattaaaaactaattttgaaaTCTCTTTGAACAAGACAGATATTTTGGTTCAGTCGCTGAACAAATCTGTTTACTGTCTAAAATCTGAAAACCATTTTTCCGACAGCTGACAGCTTCGAACAGAATATAGTACACAATTTGCAATCCAAAAATgagtacaataaaaataaaacaaataacgtGACGTGCGACTGGCCTTAGTAttaagatatatgtatatgattTTCTTAAGATAAAAGCATTTTTTGTCAATTAAATACAAAACCGACAAGTTTGATTGGTGGCtttgtaaaaaattaaattcgaATGTAAAAAGAGTTAGCGCAGGTGGATTTTacagaaaaaaatttaatgcaattaaaCGTTACATATATCGATGAGTCCattaatcatttcatttgGTTCAATTCGCGCCACTGAGTTTAAATTATAATgatacaataaaaaaaattgatgATAAAGAGGGACTAATGCAATCAGCGTCGAGACCAATTGAATCAACACAAGAAAAATCCAATATGCTCGTGCAAATTGAATCACTCCAATTTGCCATCCATTTTTTCCGGACATTGCAAGCCTAATGAATAAAATGATAATACCCAGCGTCGGTGAGTCTATAAATGGGCAGATTGCATAATATTTGCACCCATTGGTTTACATTGCGCCTCTCCAAACGGCTGTGAAAAGTCACATGGCGTTGCGATTTGAAACAATGGCTGACCGCACAGTACGGCGAATGAGCAgcagtgggtggttgggtgctgcaggtggtgctggtggtgttgCTGGTGGGCCACCGAAGAAGTCACCGCTGCCAGACAGACAGACTGGGCCAAAAACCATAACCACCGGCACTGGAACCCCGAATAGAGCTCATTGCATAACGCCTGATGAGCAATAGTTGCGATTACTTTCCATTGTTGAACTGTGACTGTGTCACGCAAAAAACATCAAAGTGCGGGATACATATGTCTGTTTGTATGTTTAGGGAATTGTGTACTTAGTAACCTCGCACTGAGAGATCAGAGTTCAGTTCGCTTGGCTGACTCACTAAGCGAGTTGAGTTGGTTACGAGTGGACCGTGTAATCAGGCACAACTAGTAAGTATCTAAATGCATTCGTCATGAGAACACTAAATTGTGCCTTCAAAAGACCCGTCTGGATTATGTAAATGGGCATGCGACTACAATCTACCGTGTTCGTGCCGAATCAGTCACAGATTTTcctgccatttttttttaatcattCGGTTATGCCCTTAGCTACTGCCAATCGGCGCATCAATCGGTGGGTCATTGAAGTTAATTTACTGTGAGCGATAAATTAACTTCCCTCAATGGAATGACAACTTGTTTGAAGCCGCCCTCGTCGGAGCCAACTTGTAATTACAATTAGCCGCAGCACTTAAGTTCTAGCTGTTCTGTGAAAAATGTATCTTTCGCTTTTGCAATTGTAATAATCAAGAAATAGCAGGTAATTAGAACGCAAACCTACTATAAACCTGAGATAGCATACATGTAATAAAATGACTATTTAACTATTGTTACTATCAATTGTAATATGTTTGCTAATTGATTTTAGTTTATTAAAGATACATACTGTTAAGCGATATGACAAATTGTTATTTATGGTTTGAATAAACCCAGAACTCGATGCAATCATCCACTTCTGAAACTCACCCGGAAACTCCTGTGGAATGAGCAGCGTTTTCTTGCGCTGCGATGCCTGAGTCTTGGCGTTGTGTCCGTGGTAGATGTTGCGCTGTCGCACCAGCCTGTAGAGCAGAAAAAGCTCATCGTGGCCGGGTGGGGTGCCACCGTTGCTGCTGTGGCGACCGTTGTTGTTTTGGTgaccagaaccagaaccagaacccGAGCCCGAGCCCGAACTAAGACCAGGACCAGAGCCAGTTCCGTTTCCGGTGGCGCTGCCTCCGCTGGACGATGAATGGGTGCCGGTGCCGGTGTCAATGTTGCCACTGGAAATGTTTCCACCACCACTGCCACCAGAACCAAACGGATTCGCTCCCGTCGAGGAGCTGCTCGATGCCGCCGTGGAGGAGCCATGGGATGAGCTGGACTGCAGCGTTTCGTTGGAGCTCTTGCTCGCATGCAGGATGCGAACGACTCGTGGCAGGGAATTCCGCTCAAGGAACTCAATGGCGGTCAGCGCACCCTGAAAGATACATTGTTTATTAGTTGgagttatttaaataattaaattttgagAGTATTTCTAAATCGAATGCGGCTAGAAAACTTACAAATCGATAACGAATAATTAACCAATAATTTTGCGCGATTAGAAATCTTTTTGACGTCATGTACACGAGAACATTTAATATAAAAgaatgtatattatatattatatatatatatatatatatatatttttttttttaatcctAAAGCTTTGTACGTTAATCTGCTTTTACGACATATTGTATTTGTAGAACATTCTTTGGGGGGATTTGAAAACCCGTTTCTATAGTTATTCGATTTTTTTGCCATCAGATTATATTACTATTTGAAATTGGTTTGGGGTAGATTTACGCGTACTCTCTGCCTCAGATGTAAGTAAATATAGTATGTAATTATAGTATAATTCAATCTTACTTCGCTGCTGCCCTTGGAGGCCTTGCTGTCCCCGGTGGAGTAATCGCCGCTGCCATTGAGTGCGTCACAGTATCCGGAATGGGCACCGCCCAGCAATCCTGAGCCCGATCCCAAGCCGTAGGTGCTGTTGTTGGCACTGCCGCGCACGCGTCGTGCCCTCCGCTGGTTCAGCTCGATCTCGTTGCGGCGAGCTAGGCGGGCGTTCTCGAAATCGGCCACCGAGAACATATTCGAGCTGGTGTCGTGGGAGTTGAAGCGCCGCAGTTTGGGCTTGCGCGCCCCGGCCGCCGAATGGTGGCCGTGATGGGCGCCAACGGCTGCTCCACCTGCAGTGGCAAGAGCATAAGGtacgaaaaaattaaaataaagaatAAAGAAACGCAACGCAACGCGGAGGAGTCGTGAGTGAGTGAGGTAGCACATTGTGCATCGGTGAGGTAATcgcataaatataaatgcacATGTGAGTGTCTAATTGCCACCCCGTTGTCTGCAGTGGGAAAAACCCACACACCGTCGTATCAACTTCCACATCTACGAGTACAGTGGCAGAGCTTCGTCTATAATGAGTGTATATTCCCCAAGCGAATTTCAGTTGGCGTGacgcaacaaaaaaaaaaaaataaaaaaaaataaggcaAGTGGTTCAAAACTGTTGCTAAGCGCAGCTAATTTTCAGTCAACGGTCAACGAGACGATGACACACAGTGGGCAAATATCGCCCCAAAGCGTAACCGCAAAATTAACAAGAATTTTCGCAATAGACAGGAAGGAATGTCGAAAGATCTTGCACTGAATTTAAAGTGGGGAAAATCGAACTTTTATTGTTGAAGACGGCCATTTTTAGACCACAATAAATTTAATGCACAGAATAGGTGCACCTGTACACAACATTCTTGCCCGCTCGACTTTGTTAAACATCGTTTCAAGGctaaatataaatgaaaatcTTTTGGCCAAAGTTTTGAATATGATTTGAAACCTACGAACTTCAAGTTCAACTGACCAGAAAAGCAATCTATCTCTATCTAATAATAACATGCAAATACTAAAAACGTAGGTATAGACAAAACTCAAACTGCTCTATTTGCACTCGATTCTATAATTCAAAGTTTACTAATCAGTGCTTATTTTTGCGTTTTAACAACGTTTACGCAAACAAATTTGTCACTAACAAGACTTTATTTGCAATACAAATATATTGACTATCAGCTAATTGATACTAAATTTTGCTATTGACGTTTTTCATGGGTCATTAAAAATGCCAGCTTGGTTTATGAAATGCTTGAAAATTGCTTAAAAACTTGTGAAAAAATTTTAGATTTATTTCCAAGcataaaaattcgttatcgaATTAAGTCAGGTCAACGCTCTTTGTGTAAGCTATTAATCAAAGTATTTTATTATCGATTAGGTCATTTCGATTCGCATTTCCGGGTTATTGATTACTTTTTGAAGATTTGATAACTTTTTGCTATATTCGAATGCACTTGAGTTAATATCGAGGAAGAACTGCGGGGGTCTATGACTTGACAATTTTAAGGTCGAATTGTATTTTTGGCTGAAAGATCCAAACGGATCGGATATCGAGGCACTAATAAAAGAGTCAACAACTGGAGGCGATTAACGGCACACAAGTACGTAGACAACACAAAAAGATAACACCTCCCTCATGGGCAACATATATTGTATTATATCGTTATCGGGCCGACATCCAAAAAAGCAATTGTCTGTCGCCCCAAACAATACCGCATGAAATCACTTAGCCTTATTCGTTTTTTTCCCGATTTTTTGTGTTGCTTTAGAAATACATATGTGTAGTTGAGTAAATAAGCGAACTTCGAGCGTTGCAATTAAAAAGAGATATCGCGATTTTTGATTGCTCATTGTGCGAATGCGGCCCATGGTGCGATTTGGATCCGCTGATTGGTGGTCGGTGGCGCATTACTCACTTTAATTGCGCACATTTGGCTTAATTTTTTGCcccacacacaacacacattTAATAAATGCAGGCGAGGGCAGAAATCACAGCATAACACCGGGAAGGGGCTAAAACGTTTTGTGAAATAGCTCTTATCTTTCGTGAAATATCAATTGCAGAGTAGACTTTCCGCCAGCGAGCGAGAGAGTAAgccatatatacatacatataaatagagagagagaaagcTATAGAATGGGTGAAGGGGGGGTGTGAGTTTGTCACGTTTCGTGTGAAATTATGCGAATCGACGCGCGCGCCTTTTGCGAACAGAAATCCGCATACAGACAACACAACCACCagttagaaaaaaaaactgcttCTGGTAACGAGACTATTGTACCCTTCCAATTCGATCTAAACCCTTCTGCTGATCTTACCCTTACCGCAATTTACTGCAGATACACATACTTATAAACAATATGACTTAATCTACACATCGAGATTTCTTTAGAACCATTCATATTTTTGAATGGGTAGACAAAATTAGTCTTTCTAGGTCGTCTTCTTATCTaccatatattttataatttaagtgAGTAATGTTAATCACTTCATCTCTTTATTGTTCAGAGTGTTGATTGGTATTCCATCCAAACTAGCTGGCCATAAAAATAGCACATGTTTCggttttcacttttaaacgttCTGCTCGGATTCGATTtgcacaaaaataaatatttatacgaTTTGGATTCGCTTTTCACAAAGACCTCTACAGTTGGTTATCAAATAGTCGAATTATCTAATTTAGATGCAATTTCGATAATCAAGAACTTTAAATCTTTTTTGAACTATCTTTGTAACACCATTGAAATTTATTACAACTTCGTT
This genomic stretch from Drosophila mauritiana strain mau12 chromosome 2L, ASM438214v1, whole genome shotgun sequence harbors:
- the LOC117150932 gene encoding uncharacterized protein LOC117150932 isoform X2, with the translated sequence MPVPLKGCMDPMSNSFMSFSTATDEAHSKPTKKHLAVVPRSQQRETGGAAVGAHHGHHSAAGARKPKLRRFNSHDTSSNMFSVADFENARLARRNEIELNQRRARRVRGSANNSTYGLGSGSGLLGGAHSGYCDALNGSGDYSTGDSKASKGSSEGALTAIEFLERNSLPRVVRILHASKSSNETLQSSSSHGSSTAASSSSSTGANPFGSGGSGGGNISSGNIDTGTGTHSSSSGGSATGNGTGSGPGLSSGSGSGSGSGSGHQNNNGRHSSNGGTPPGHDELFLLYRLVRQRNIYHGHNAKTQASQRKKTLLIPQEFPGYFSMLSEKGLPTATQYGSLIQLVRERVYKFVSVDNMPAFTESSPNSTSSPTHEGCLPINKGRPQYVKTTARGGQVFRLLAVFEDGKQDQVNMSQHGNGNATRSHGSGYMGREKEKNRYAQLLNENRQVLYVPLSTKGKFFEIEPGIPQLLQKLGDAQRKLNPECVHRLSALVTAAKQLPLTLRYISGPGGPDIPEQLCISQVSKEDVVVGCSIEDVDTQTPLQLRKFYPSRDIQLVKSYLGFDSEQRMLANTNVQNMLKFCQFNCDPFLKLVEIELIQRSERSGSKNREGLRILKPLHFPKILRREKSSMAAAHEKEDSIIFLSKSDLENLEAKEAAASAAAHSESSLNRISERMRVFQSTKKKWFGKHHPQQQQPQVEKHQSDLDLDEQAKRMSMERYTDMSKLLQERFGANPEQPEQDAISLNSTAASDTETTMLTTMEPRSLDTMMQKSMSLQDIELLNGQCKQRPDLLASHNHNDAISEAGTELEDVENQTPPPQSFITEKLYNEFHVKTRQYSKSSSSLHQLPLFSLPQKLQLHEAEKEKRHLMLLKAQQQALTKEPVTGRRAAGGVSLLGGGLNQLAISPASLVEDDLPYSSVRDSLVISGGDCLRSEAASRPVPAVDYTKENIYAEICPSHTVDTFSGATQFTHVPDDDGDYASLKYSVNGPQSVSRIEVNGATAAVKSSAISYHTVYLGEEPLGERHAAHITTVELAGEDNIYNTLK
- the LOC117150932 gene encoding uncharacterized protein LOC117150932 isoform X1 yields the protein MNETLKLSGLGMQRTNIELERQRHLANWLMNSRPHMPGGPAAASATTTSAVAVTTPTASATKGATTTTATTTNPGSTVGGAGAGTVGGNGVATAAAAGAPSNSVAAAAAAACNGGAAVGAHHGHHSAAGARKPKLRRFNSHDTSSNMFSVADFENARLARRNEIELNQRRARRVRGSANNSTYGLGSGSGLLGGAHSGYCDALNGSGDYSTGDSKASKGSSEGALTAIEFLERNSLPRVVRILHASKSSNETLQSSSSHGSSTAASSSSSTGANPFGSGGSGGGNISSGNIDTGTGTHSSSSGGSATGNGTGSGPGLSSGSGSGSGSGSGHQNNNGRHSSNGGTPPGHDELFLLYRLVRQRNIYHGHNAKTQASQRKKTLLIPQEFPGYFSMLSEKGLPTATQYGSLIQLVRERVYKFVSVDNMPAFTESSPNSTSSPTHEGCLPINKGRPQYVKTTARGGQVFRLLAVFEDGKQDQVNMSQHGNGNATRSHGSGYMGREKEKNRYAQLLNENRQVLYVPLSTKGKFFEIEPGIPQLLQKLGDAQRKLNPECVHRLSALVTAAKQLPLTLRYISGPGGPDIPEQLCISQVSKEDVVVGCSIEDVDTQTPLQLRKFYPSRDIQLVKSYLGFDSEQRMLANTNVQNMLKFCQFNCDPFLKLVEIELIQRSERSGSKNREGLRILKPLHFPKILRREKSSMAAAHEKEDSIIFLSKSDLENLEAKEAAASAAAHSESSLNRISERMRVFQSTKKKWFGKHHPQQQQPQVEKHQSDLDLDEQAKRMSMERYTDMSKLLQERFGANPEQPEQDAISLNSTAASDTETTMLTTMEPRSLDTMMQKSMSLQDIELLNGQCKQRPDLLASHNHNDAISEAGTELEDVENQTPPPQSFITEKLYNEFHVKTRQYSKSSSSLHQLPLFSLPQKLQLHEAEKEKRHLMLLKAQQQALTKEPVTGRRAAGGVSLLGGGLNQLAISPASLVEDDLPYSSVRDSLVISGGDCLRSEAASRPVPAVDYTKENIYAEICPSHTVDTFSGATQFTHVPDDDGDYASLKYSVNGPQSVSRIEVNGATAAVKSSAISYHTVYLGEEPLGERHAAHITTVELAGEDNIYNTLK